aataaagtttcttATTAAACGATGTTTTAgtaaatgtatgtttatttgGCCTAATGCTTTATAGTCTCTCTTTAAACCTGATcgattttgccattttttaaatgtaaaagcgtaaatataaaaactttttGCCTGTACACTCGTACATACTGTGAATGGTTGGGTGTCCGTTGCATTAACCACGCTTTCAGGAAGAGAGGCTTAACCGCAGTtacttttcacacttttttcttctgcGAAAAATGTTTTACTAACTCCGAATCAGTTGTTTTCCAACTTGACTAAAAGCATCATAAGCAATTTACTTTGAAAATAATTCAGTAACAGCAGCACTCTTTCCCTTCCGGACAGTTTCCGTTAGCGCGTGCTACAGACGCAGTTTCTGATTGGTTCTCTCATATGGCCAATCCGATTAAAGAACAGGCTGAGAGTAACGTGTTACCACGTAGATTTAAGAAAATGCAGCATTCACACCGTTTATTTTAGAAGCCAGTATACACAGGAGCTAAACGAACGCGAggtaatcaatcaattaatcaataaataaacctTCAAAAACATAATTTTGCTGATATTTTTGTTGAGGATTCGCATCCTGcctcctccctgtgtgtgtgtggagtttgcgtgttctccctgtgcttcgggggcttcctccaggtactccggtttcctcccccagtccaaagacatgtggtGTAgtctgattggcatttccaaattgtccgtagtgtgtgtgaatgagtgagtgtgcagttgtgccctgcgatgggttggcactccatccagagtgtcccccgccttgtgtccccagttccctgggataggctccaggctccacgCAACCCTGCGTAGGTAAGTTACAGAGATTGGAGGAAGGATGGATGGTTGGGAATCTGCAATAAATTTTACGGAACCCACTCCCTCCTTAAGTCgttttcactttctttcctcAGGAATAAATTGGATAAGGTTCCATTTTTTGATCAAAATCATCACTATACTGTCGCCTTGTAGTGCCAAAGGGCACAGAattacactacccatcagccccagcatgtcactTGCCTCACTAATCACCTGTGTCTCATTATGCCTTGTTAGCATCACTATTTAATTTCTAGTATTTTCAGCGTCTcaatggctacgtttacatgcacatcaatattctgatattaatcagaatttggcaaaaTTCTGGCAATATTAGTACTGAGTCATGTAAACACCACAGTCCGAatgcctgattcagattaagacaacaTTCTGATTCCCCATATTCCAATTCGCattcctggaatatgcctgttttaatcggaaatttgctgcatgtaaacaccttattcagaaactccactgaaaggagatatatgcttGTGCTCAGTCTgaaaggaattgtgggtgctaacagatgcttagctgtaggctaggtatttaggaatggcaactcagccATACTTACAACAagcatgtatacaggaatattccgatgcctgtacgcatataaacatcgtattcggaatatggtTGCAACCCAAATATAGACCTTtaacggaatttgatgtgcatgtaaacgaggccagaatgtgttttttgtgtgtgcctgCATCTGCCTCCTCCCCATTCCATGACAGAAAGCTTGACTGACCAATGGATGCAGCAGATGTTTTTGAGTTCCAGCAGGGGCTCCTGGAGAAGAACCACCTGATGTGGGAGCAACAGGGGATGGGAGAATGGGTCCGTGCCACAATGGAATGGTTTGAAGCCATGCGCCCCGTtaggaaattttgctgaaaccatCTCCCATCTTCCCTCGCCTGAGGCTGTCCCTCTACCCCTCTGTCCCGCAGAGGATGTGATTATGGCTCACGGCCTCACCATGGGTTCACTCTGTCTCCCTGCTCTGCCTCGGATGTCACTACACCACCTGGCTCCGCTTCGGACATCACTCTGCCTCCTCTTGCTCCCCCCCTCTGGCTCGGTAGAGGATGACCCCTCCTTCTGGCTTTACAGAGGACATTGCTCCCTCTTCTGGCTCCACCTTGGACTTTGCTCCCCCCATTGGCTTTGCAGTGTCTGTTGCTCCACTCTCGGGCTCCATCTTGGATGTCGTGCCACCCCTTTGCTATGAGGAAGAGATCGCTCTCTGAGGAAGATGTTCCTCGTCAACCCAAGGGCCTCCGGAAACTGAGAGACTTCAGGCTTGGCTGCCCAGGACCCCCTCTTGAGGACATGCCATGCGTTAAAGGAAGGGTTCCCAAAATTAATAAGTCATACTTTTGCCATGACCTTCTATGattgttattaaaaaacacATGTATCATATTTAGAAACAGATGCaatatttcaaatgaataaGATTTATTACAGAAGAATgaataattacaattaattatacaaatttcacttaattctgaaaaaaaagctaAGATGCAGTTAAATTGAGAAGTATTGACACCagtatatttgtatttgcataTATCACATGAACATACAGGAACcctttatagttttattttaacaaactgTAACTCCTAGCCTGGTGTACACTGTTTGATGATCACCTGATCATGCCTGTTTTCCACTGTAGAATTTGCTTCAGATCTGAATTTTTGGGTCTTTGCAATTAAAGAGTTTCAACAAAAGTTTAATTAAAGCCACAAGTGCTAACACCACCCTAAAACAACATTCAAAACTATACATACATGTTGGGTCCTGAAActcattattatcatttgtaAAGCCATATTCGCATTGTGAGTGGGTGAGTTTAATTTCtatttgctgtattttattattatcttaataTTAAggcttaatattattttaagcCTTGGCCTGGTTATTTGTGAAAATCTCCCAATGGTTCAGctattttcatttcttaaagCAAACCACAGTGATCAGAATTAGAATGAGCATGCCAGTTGAGACCTTGAACCAGAAAGATGTCTTGTATGCTTTTTCTAACTCTGCCTTAAGATTTTTGTTCTCGTATTGCTCATCTCTCAGTTTAATTACCATCTCATTAATCTTACTCCTCTCCTCCACTTCCATCTCTTCTTTCTGCTGTTTCCTCTTTAATTCCTCTTCCTGTCTGATCACTTTTTCCACCttggctctctttctctcttcctccattttaatctctttctctaaaatcactctctttctctcttcctcttctctggTGCTTCTCTGGACCTTCTGATGAAGCTCTTTTGTGTAAAAGTAACCCATGTTCTTGTGTAGTAATACATTTATCTTTTCAAACAACTCTGTGACTTGAGTGCGGTTACTTTGTTCATAGTTGTTAAAAACATGATATCTAGCTTCGCAGGTGTCTACAAGATTCTGGAGATCATAACTATTACTGATAAATTTctccacttgtttcccttccAGCAGATCTCCACCAGTGAACAGAATCATGGTGAACTTCAGAGCTTCTTCTCCAAAGTTCTCCTGAATCCACTTCACAGCATTGCGCTCCTCCACCGTGAATCTTCCCAGTCTGATTACCAGAAGGAACACATGAGGAACAGGAGAAGACATGGAGATACATTCATGTGCACTGTGGGCTGCTTGGTTAGATATTAGCCACGTGTCCATGACACCCGGAGTGTCAATTATGGTGATGTTTCTTCCATCCAAGACTTTGTTCTTCTTCATACAGCTTGCAGTCACAGATGCAGGAGACGCCTCGACTCTAAAGGCCTCTTCACCCAGGATGGTGTTTCCTGATGCACTCTTTCCTGCTCCAGTTTTCCCCACCAACATCAGTCTAAGCTCAGGATGGTTCATGTCATGCcctataaaagaaaacataactTGTAGACTTCAAACAATACTGTGAATAAAAAAGATGTATATTATTCTTGATGCAACAAATTCACTGTGATATTTGGTAGCTGTAGTTTGATCGATGTTTACCTTTGAAAGCTAAGTGCAATCCAATACACAGTGGAACCACAATCAGCACAGAGGTCAGCCAAATTAAAAAACGACTCTTTTTCTACAAAAAATAGTTAAAACCATGTTTGAGGCAATAATATGTTGACAAAATAATTATTCTACACATTAATTGAGATTAAAAGGCAATTATCATCATTTAATGAGCATATTCTGCTCTGTGGGCAAAACAAAATGcatcacaatattaatatttaattctaGATTATAAGATGGTGAGATAACCTCTAACGCGCTCTCAAGTCGTGCGTTCTTCTCTTCTGTTTCAGTCTTCTTTTCATTTGCTTCCTCTAACGCTCTCTCAAGTCGTGCGTTCTTCTCTTCTATTTCAGTCTTCTTTTCATTCACCTCCTCTAACAATCTCTCAAGTCGCACGttctcctcttctgtttcctttaacTTTTCATTGAtgtttttcttctcattctcttttATCGCCCGATGTCTGTTGGAAATAATCTCttcttatatacattatatacattatatatatatatatatatatatatatatatacatatatatatatatatatatatatatacacggttaggtccagaagtatttggacagtgacagagtttttgtgattttgcctttatacaccaccaaaatggatttgaaataaaacaatcaagatgtgattgaagtgtagactttcagctttcttttaagaggttccacaaaaatatggcattcaccatttaggaattacagccattttaagcaaagtacctccattttcaggggctcaaaggtatttggacaaagtgacataattgtaaatacaaccataattttaatacttggatgaaaatccattgcagtcaatgactgcctaaGGTCTGgtgcccatggacatcaccaagtttccacctgcactgtgaagcggtgtcctatcagttttgtagcatttggctgaatgtgagcagagagtatagccctatacacctcagaattcatcttgctacttctgtcagcagtcacatcatcaataaacaccagtgagcctgttccataggcagccatacatgcccatgccataacactgcctccaccatgtttgacacatgatgcggcatactttgaatcatgagctgttcctttctttcaacatacttttctcttcccatcattctggtacaagttaatcttggtttcatcagtccaaagaattttactccagaacatgggaggcttttttagatgttttctggcaaagtctaatctggctttcctgttcttaaatgttaccagtggtttgcaccttgtcgtaaaaccctctgtattcacgttcatgaaggcgtctcttgattgtagattttgacaatgatacgcctaccttctccagagtattcttgacttctgttgaagtgaagggtttttcttcaccaaggaaaggattctgcaatcatccactttagttgtcttccgtggtcttccaggccttttggtgttgctgagcttaccagtgctttctttctttttaagaatgtacccaactgttgatttggccatagttttttctatctctctgataggtctgttttgttttttcatcctaatgatggcctccttcacttgcattgaaatctccttggacttcatattggtagctccagtcaaacagctgccaaatgccaactcaatacctgatatcaactccagaccttttatctacttcatttgtcttgaagtaacgagggaatgaactattttatacatatatatatatatatatatactataatgtgttacacacacacacatagtagatataaaaagtctacacaccctattaaaatggcaggtttttgtgatgtaaaaaaaatgaaactaagttAAACCATGTGAGAACCTTTTTCCACCCTTTTTTTGAAAttgcaacatataaaaatcaagtgaaaaaaaaacagaaatgctttagtgaaaaaaagaaatacaaaaaacttCCTATACCCAGCTTGAATAAATGTGAATGCCGCAGTGTTCAGAAACAGCCAGACatattcaaactcatgttaaatactAATTATATACACCTGCCATCAAAGTGACTGATTAATCCCCAAATAAAGTACAGCTGTTCATACAAAGCAGGTACaagatctcattgttgaaaatATCAATCAGTAGAGGGTTCCAAAAAAATTTCCAAGTCATTGGATATCCCatggaagatttaaaaaaatatatttaacaaatggagaaaatatggcacaacagtgacattacTAAGAATAGGATGTCCTTCTAAAATTGGTGAGAAGACCAGGAGAAGTCTGGTCAGGGAAGttgccaagaggcctacagcaacattaaaagaattgCAGCAATTTTTGGCAAGTAATGATAGCTCtctacatgtgacaacaatctcctgaatacaacaatttggaatatcctgaaaaagaaagaaaccactggtgtactgaACAACAGACACTGAATGGGTCggccaaaaaaacaacaaaagctgatgacagaaacattgtgagagctttgaagaaaaaccccaaaacaacagtgacatcaccaataACCTCCACAGGGCGGGGGTGAAGGTATCATAATCCCCTgttcgaagaagactttgagtgcagaaatatagaggccataccacaaaatgcaaaccacttatcagcagtaagaatcggaaagccagattggaatttgcaaaaaaaaaaaaaagtacagagatgagccacaaaagttctggaacaaagaTTAActtctaccaaagtgatggagaaagaaaggatctgctcttgatccaaaacatacaagttcatctgtgaaacatgttggaggtagtgtcatggcttgggcttgcatggttgcttctggaacgggctcactaatctttattgatgatggaactcatgatggtagcagcagaattaaTTCAGAAGTCTGCAGTAACATTTTGTCTGTCAATTTATGGAGAAATGAATCCAAATTATTCTGGAGGAACTTGATcttgcagcaagacaatgatccaaaactcactgccaacacaacaaaggactttatCAGGGGATGATAAAGGGAAGCCTGGAAAatcatcacaaaagaagaaaccaacaatttggtgatgtcactgagtCTAAGGCTTGATGCatttattgcaagcaagggatatgcaaccaaatattaaatgttatttactttaatttacttcaaGACTTATCTGTTTTTGTACTTTTCTTTGCCTAAAAATTGGCTGGTCTGATACAAAAGGTTCtatgttttatgttgtttaacacatgtaGATGTAATTAcgaggaaataaaagctgaaatcccAAACTCTCGTCTcatatccatcttttgatctcaaacccaaatgtcctTGGTGTAcagcacaaacaaatgaataggCCTAGCCATTCCAATAGTTTCGGAGGGGActatatgtttggcacaaaaaaaaaaaaaaaaaagcagcatgtcACCAAAAGGACACCATCCCCATGGGGAAGCATGGAGGCGGcaacatcatgctttggggctgcttttcttcagctggaactggggctttAATCAGGGTGGAATAatgaatagctccaaataccagtcaattttagcACAATACCTTAAGTCTTCTGCTAAAACACTTATGACGAAGAggatttcacctttcagcatgacaacaaCACAAAGCAAACATAAGATATATGCACAAGTTTACAGTTATTAAAAGTATACCTTGTCATtaaatgtttagaaaatgtGTATTTCAGTATAGATGTATTAGAAGACTAAAATTATAATATCTTAATCTCTGTAAGATCCATGCATCtgttttctgtaccacttatcctacacagggttgcagggagcctggagcctttcCCAGAGAACTTGGGGCATGAGGCAGGGGAcgccctggacggggtgccaacccatctcagggcacaatcacacacacacactaagaacaatttggaaatgccaatcagcctacagtgcatgcctttggactgagggaggaaactggagtccCCGGAGGTAACCCCGGAAGCATAGGGAGAGCATGcgaactccatgcacacagggtggagtcAGGAATCGAGCCcctaaccctggaggtgtgaggcaagcatgctaaccactaagccactgtctAATTTGTTGAAAAGCATCCTGTTCATGCTATACTGAAAACAGTAACCTGGCAACCTGTACCTGTAACCTTTCAATGACCAACTCGACTACCATGAGCTCAGTAATAGAAAAGATCACCGTACACTAAGCCCATGAATGAGTCTACACTTGTGAGTTGTTAACAGTGGTCTACTTGTTTTATCTCAGTAGGATGCCAGTGCCCAGTGAAAGCTGGAGAACCACAGAGCTGAACTGAGCTGAATCAAGCCAAACTGAACCAAACTGTACCAAACAATAGAAATGTTTATTCATGACGAATCACACTTGAAAGCAGATATTTgaacatttaaaccaaaaactAAAAGAAAGGACCTTGTTTTTGTGTCCTTGTTTTTGCATTCAAactcctctctccttcctccaTCTCTGCATAGTTTGTACCACCTGAACCCCCAAGAGCTAGGGTAAGGTTCAGCAAGGTGTGCTGGCACTCCAAGGAGCTGGGACACTTGCAAGATCAGTGTTTGAACAAAGCCTGATTCAAGGTGGGGTATTACAGAAAGCataatgggtgtgtgtgcaaggTGGGATGTTGTCATGGGAAAGGTTTCTACTAAGCCTTAAGCCTTTTGTACACTTAGGAAATACAAAATGCGGAACAACAATAGGTAAATATACTGGAATCACCCACATATTATGGAATCACCAACCAATGCTTAAGACCATAGAACTTAGAAAACTAGACTCAAGAATAGAAAGCAGAAAAGACGAAAAACTTCAGCACACTACACAGAGCTGCTGCAACAGGTTAACACACGGATAAGAACCTGATTCCAATTAATGCCACTAAATGTCCTACAGTGCTTATGGTTTCCTGTAACTGCATAATATATGACAATATACAAATTATAtgtacaatacaaaaaaaaaaatcaataaaagtaaatatttaacaattaaTCAGAGTAGTCTGCTTCTGGCTATCTATACATACAACACAGTAGATGTCACAGTATTCATATTATTCTTACTTTTCTTGCGTATTAGTCTTACCTTGAACTGCTGGAATCATCTTGCTTATCTCCCTGAAAATTGGGCCGTGTGTTCAAAGATTTACATTCTGTTGACTGAACGTCTATATCACATCGTCCTTTTACTGACTGATTGTTGGAACTCtgtctattttatttacaaaaaataaatgaaaattaaaaaatagcatgaaaaatgttcatgttaaaaaaTACACTTAATTGAGTAAACACTTAATTGAATTCTAAAGaatttattcagttttacaGACCTCTTTGCCTCCCTTGGTGGGTTTTTCCTAGAATTGGGAAATGGGAAGGAGCTGGAATCGTCAGAGTCAGACCTGTTAGGAAGAAGAACATTTctttcagaatattttgaatattccacAAATatcctcattttaattttttatgcaGCATAAAATTGTTGAAACATGTCCTCTACCTGTAAATTCTGACAAGGACAAATTTGGACAATTTGGGCGTTAATCTTCAGAGTGTTACTAGTCATGAAATTGTTACTGTATGCACATCAGTGTCAGATTGCCATTGTCTCTGCTtcaatgaaattaaaaattagcTGCCCAGTCACATAATTTAAAGTTGGGTGAACCAAAGCTGATTTTAGTTTAACTGTTTCTGTGAAATTTTGGATGTGTTGCTATTCCTTAGAAATACAAGAACTGGgcaagaatgagaaaaaaaattcaagcattCAGATAAAGACATGTCCCAAAAGACCTGAAGTTGTAACTGCAGCCAACAGCAGTTCTACCAAGTATTTATGCAACCAACACATTTCtgctatttttgtttaattcaaaTTTATCTCACAAATATAATATGCACCTTCAAATGTTTCACATATTGCATAAATTGAACAGTAAAAATTAAGTTCATTCAGTCCAACCTTGCATGATTACAAGATGGGGAATagctatattttttatacatcaACTTGAGAAAACACTTATTTGAAACAATATGCTTTACTTCAAataagagatttatttaacatatgaATGAATTGAAGCTGGatacaaatgaatttattcataaaatgaCTGCAGGGGCATTTAAACAACAATTGAGGTATTAACGAAAATCCAGCTAGCAACATGCGCATGTGATTATgaagaaaatatttacacacaactttactaaaaaatTGATAAATAATTCCTAATGATTGTTttgcatataaaaaaataccTACATTTCTCTTCAGAGAACGTCTTTGGTTCagtttctcttttcactttgcTGCAACTTTACTTCCTGCAAATCCTGGAGTTTGGACTCtactttaattgttttattctctTATATAGACCTACCACATGTCTATCAGGGAAATCCTCCAAGCCACACAGTGTGAATATTTGTTTGGAGAGACAAAGGTCGAATGTGTTCCAACCTCAATTATTTACATTGGTTTGAATGGAGGAAGGTGTTAGAATGCTTAAGGTTTCCAACTTTTATCACTCTTTATCTTAGATTGTATAATTTACCATACCTTTTTTGTATGGGAActctttattttcatatttactttCATGAAGaaatttttgcattaattttgtaataaattatcAAAACAATTACCTTTGTTACCTTTGGCTCAGTTCTGTtagaacatgtgtgtgt
This Pangasianodon hypophthalmus isolate fPanHyp1 chromosome 26, fPanHyp1.pri, whole genome shotgun sequence DNA region includes the following protein-coding sequences:
- the LOC113537406 gene encoding GTPase IMAP family member 7 → MSDSDDSSSFPFPNSRKNPPREAKRQSSNNQSVKGRCDIDVQSTECKSLNTRPNFQGDKQDDSSSSRHRAIKENEKKNINEKLKETEEENVRLERLLEEVNEKKTEIEEKNARLERALEEANEKKTETEEKNARLESALEKKSRFLIWLTSVLIVVPLCIGLHLAFKGHDMNHPELRLMLVGKTGAGKSASGNTILGEEAFRVEASPASVTASCMKKNKVLDGRNITIIDTPGVMDTWLISNQAAHSAHECISMSSPVPHVFLLVIRLGRFTVEERNAVKWIQENFGEEALKFTMILFTGGDLLEGKQVEKFISNSYDLQNLVDTCEARYHVFNNYEQSNRTQVTELFEKINVLLHKNMGYFYTKELHQKVQRSTREEEERKRVILEKEIKMEEERKRAKVEKVIRQEEELKRKQQKEEMEVEERSKINEMVIKLRDEQYENKNLKAELEKAYKTSFWFKVSTGMLILILITVVCFKK